A window from Plasmodium relictum strain SGS1 genome assembly, chromosome: 7 encodes these proteins:
- the POFUT2 gene encoding GDP-fucose protein O-fucosyltransferase 2, putative, with protein sequence MKIVIFILFVFHSTIFETLTNNIYSNFSYSICHKNDVYLGDNFYFLKKKKFVLYDVNIGEGFNLQKEILYRVSLIIYYLNKKDKNNIYYLVLPPWCYLTHWNNKSHKKIKWDFFFNTKIIQNVIPVIEFSDYSKLNGDNTDFIISFKFRFNNVLPNKGSFDILNFDKCHINGFNFKKNCKTCENKYSVTYSGNCTNIKAKNSECYEHNLITSSFASDIIYNLFFYDINSVLIKQGSNILVPFVNDLFENNLEDILLFSEDLIHEGNNYIKEILKTSNYLSAHLRYTDFRNISNYDIPPINISIFKLLYIMFINENDKIFITTDEKKEVQKIINTEFVEFKNYFYFYENKNYHEGKVAIIDQWICINSKVFVGNIFSRYSLHIKWERYLINNIYDENNLDLCGYDINNNKQLRKNYKKIKDIYNKKALMKLKHIYNNFSEKDKKYINILCFDSSTHFPKNISIYRLKYINNL encoded by the exons ATGAAAATTgtaatattcatattatttgtatttcaCTCTACAATTTTCGAAACATTGACTAACAATATATattctaatttttcttattctATTTGTCATAAAAATGATGTATATTTAGgtgataatttttattttcttaagaaaaagaaatttgtTTTATACGATGTAAATATAGGTGAAGGCTTTAAT ttacaaaaagaaattttatatagagtatcattaataatatattacttaaataaaaaagacaaaaataatatatattatttagttTTGCCACCTTGGTGTTATTTAACTCATTGGAATAATAAGTcgcataaaaaaataaagtgggatttcttttttaatactaaaattattcaaaatgTAATACCCGTAATAGAATTTTCAGATTATAGCAAATTAAATGGTGATAATActgattttattatttcatttaagtTTAGGTTCAATAATGTTTTACCAAACAAGGGAAGCtttgatattttaaattttgacAAATGCCATATTAATggttttaattttaaaaaaaattgcaaaacatgtgaaaataaatattcagTTACTTATTCAGGAAACTGTACAAATATTAAAGCTAAAAATAGTGAATGTTATGAACATAATTTGATTACTAGTTCGTTTGCTAgtgatattatatataacttGTTCTTTTATGATATAAATTCtgttttaataaaacaaGGATCAAACATACTTGTTCCTTTTGTTAACGACTTGTTTGAAAATAATCTTGAAGATATTTTGTTATTCAGTGAAGATTTGATACATGAAGGAAATAactatataaaagaaatattaaaaactaGTAATTATTTAAGTGCTCATTTAAGATATACCGATTTTAGAAATATTTCTAATTATGATATTCCACCAattaatatttctatttttaaactCTTATATATTATGTTTATAAATGAGAATgacaaaatttttattactactgacgaaaaaaaagaagttcaaaaaataattaatacaGAATTTGTTGAAtttaagaattatttttatttttatgaaaataaaaattatcacGAAGGAAAAGTTGCTATAATTGATCAGTGGATTTGTATTAATTCAAAAGTTTTTGttggaaatattttttcaagaTATAGCCTACATATAAAATGGGAGagatatttaataaataatatatacgATGAAAATAACTTAGATTTGTGTGGATATGAtattaacaataataaacaattaagaaaaaattataaaaaaattaaagatatatataataaaaaagctTTAATGAAGTtgaaacatatatataataatttttcagaaaaagataagaaatatataaacattttaTGTTTTGATTCTTCTACGCATTTTcctaaaaatataagtatatatagactaaaatatattaacaatttatag